GTAGGGGTCAATTCACCCGCGATTTTGTACATATTCGGGATCATCAAGAGTAAACCTTGAGAAGCGGTAAAAGTGGTGGTCAAAGCACCGGCAGTTAATGCACCATGTACGGCACCGGAAGCACCGCCTTCGGATTGCATTTCCGTAACAACGGGTACATTGCCCCAGATGTTGGTCTCGCCTTTGGCGCTTTTCGCATCGCAGATTTCACCCATCGTGGAAGACGGAGTAATGGGGTAAATAGCGATGACTTCATTGGTGGCGTGTGCGACGTGTGAAACGGCCGCATTACCATCCATCGCGACTAATTTAGCCATATTGTAAATCTCCTTGTTGGTAATATAAAACGTTTCCTGCCGGTTACGGCAGATACTAACTACCTTTACATTGTACAAATTCCGCGCGCTTGCGCGCAACCGCGCGCGTAAGAGAGAATATTAAGCGTATCACGGATGGAAATCTTGGTCATAAAAAACCCACCCTCACGGGTGGGTTTTTAAGTGTAGTGAATAGTTAAATGTTCACTTTTTGTCCTTCCCGTTGAGTAGTGGGCAAGGGCATTTGTTCAACTTGTTGGAAGATGCCCAGCTGCAATTGTTGTAATTGTCTTTCATCTTTACCTTCGGTTTTGAGCTGATCTTCATACACATATGAGGTGATATAGCTTGAACCGTCATAATTGTATCTTTTGTTATTGTAATTGTAGACCATACGGATGACCACAAAACGACCTGTTTCCGGATAATAGTAAGCAAATACAGCGGAATCTTTTTCAGGTACTATGCGATAAAGTGTCGGTTCAACCCCTTCCGTTTGCGGTAAATAAGATGCCCATGTATCTCTATTGTTAATCCCTCTAAACGTTTTCCGGTAAGGACGATCTAAAACCTCTGCTTTTACCTGAGAATAAGGAGCCAACAACTCATTACGATAGAAATACTGCAAGTGCGGAAAATTCAGGCGCGGCGCCACTATGTATTTGGTAACTGTAAAGCGGCGAGGAGAGTTCTCATCATTTGAATAAGTATTTATAACATCTTTATCGAGATAGAAATCTACTTCCTCGTATGCGCCATGATGCACATCACGGAGAGGCAATACCTCATTATTAATTTTAACTACCGGATTGGTAGCAGGGATATTTTGTTGTTCGTAAGCTTCTTGAGCTTCTGCGCTTGCTGCCTCTAAGCTGGCTTCATTGATTAGAGCTTCGCCAGATTGAGCGTTTTTTGCTGGTTTAGCAAACAGCACGGTGCTTGCGATGACCAAGCAGATAAGTGTTACTAGTTTTTTCATAATACGCCTCCTGTAAAATGTACTCCTCGCATATTAGTATAGCATTTCTTTCAAAAAAGTCCATAGGTCAAAAGACCTATATGGAAAAATATTGATACCCAGAAAAAGCGGGCCCCTTTTGTTCCCGCAAAGCCTACAGATTTGCCGCACTAATGTTATGAAAGAATTTTCATAGACACATCGTCTTTTTATGTAATGTATGAAACCCTGCAGGGGCCTGCTTTTCTTGTTTGGTCGTTTTCTCGTCGGGAAATAAAAAAGGCTTGACTCGTTTTTTTTTTTTGCTACGATTTCTTAGAACGCCGCTGTTTTCAAGACACTTGCTTGCGAAACGTTGCATTACGGGCGTTTTAAGATTATTAAACAGGAGAATAAAAATGTCAAAGAAAGCCTTTACTTTAATAGAACTATTAATCGTAGTTCTTATTATCGGTATTTTGTCAGCTATTGCAATACCAATGTACCAAGGAGCAGTAGATAAAAGTCATTGGAGCACAATGTTACCGGGAGCCAAAGCGATAAAAGACGCAGAGGAAGCCTTTAAAATGTCCAATGACGGATATACCGACACGATGGCTAATTTGGACGTGACTATGGAGAACAGCGATTTAATATTTAACTTAATTACACCCAATAACACCTCTGAGCCCAATGTAATCAGAGTGACGAATAGTAAGTTAGCTAATGTACGGTTAGCCAGTTATTTAGACCAAAGTCCCATGTTTGCCGGGCAGTTGCATTGTGAAGCTAAGACAGGCGATGAACGGGCAGAAAGACTTTGCGGAAAATTACTTATGGGACAAGAACTAACTTCATCAGACGGCTACACGGCGTATTTATTAGACCAAGAGATTGATAAAGCCACGTGTGATAACGCCAGCCGCAGTTGGAGCACGAGTAAAACCAAATGTTACCGAACCACAACGGATAGATGTGAAGCCTTAGGTATGCCGGTCTTAGCCAGCGAAGGGGATGTGTGTGGCTATACGAATACTTCTTCCTCTAATCTAACCATAAAGGAAGGTATGTGTATCGCAACAGGAAACAATGGCTGTAGCCATATTACATTTGATGGAAATGAAAGTAGTTGTGAAACAAGAGATTCATTTGATAACTGTCGGTATGGTAATTTTAAAAATGGAGCCCAATGCACCGCTACTGCACAATGGGGGTGTATGGATTCTCATTATGCATCTGAAAGTACTTGTACCGCTAATGGGCCAGACGGTTGTAGAAATTCTACCTTTAGCAGTGGGGCTGTATGTGAAGCTAATATAAGTACTACTTGTTATGGAAGCACTTTTAATGAGGGGGCTAGCTGTAAAGCCAATCAGACTCAAGGTTGTGGTAGATCTACATTTAAAGCGGGTAGTAAATGTATTGCGAATGCTCCCAATACGTGTTGTGTGAATGGCTGCAATTGGTACGGGAGTGTTACTTATGACGGTGGCTGTTGTGAAGGGCCCTATTGCCCGAGTAATGCGCCCAAATGTTAGTTTACCGGAGCGGTTCCAGCCAGCGTTTGTAGCCGTCTGCTTTAACTACTTTGGCTTTGAAAATAGAGCCCGCCTTGACAGGGCGTGTAAAGGTCACTTGTCCATCAATATCGGGGGCATCTTTATAAGTGCGCCCAAAGGTTTCGCTGTCGGCAATCGCTTCCAGTGTAGTGCCTAGCAAACGTTTGTTAATACGGTCAATAACGCGGCTTTGCACTTCTTCCAGGCGTTGGTGGCGTTCTTGCTTAAGTGCTTGCGGCACTTGGTCTGGCAAATCATAAGCGGCGGTGCCGGCTTCTCTAAAATATTCAAAGACGCCTAAATTATCAAATTCATATTCATGGGTAAAAGCCAGTAACTCTTGGAAATCCTGTTCCGTTTCGCCCGGAAACCCTACAATAAAATTGGTGCGCAAAGACACATCCGGCACCCGTTTTTTCAGCATATCCAAGGTGCGGCGGATTTGCGCTCCGTCACAGTGGCGGTTCATCCGCTTTAATACCGGATCAGCAATGTGTTGCAAAGGAATATCCACATAGTGAAAAATACGGGCCGTAGAGGCCATTAACTGCGCCAGTTGCGGCGTGACACGATGCGGATAACCGTACATAATACGCAAGCGTTTAATGCGACGGTTTTGCAACAGTTTTTCCAGTAATTCTACCAACTGCGGCTTACCATATAAATCTTGCCCGTAAGAGGTGGTGTCTTGCGCAATGAGCGAAATTTCTTTGACCCCGTTTTGAGCCATTAAATCTGCCTCGCGCAGGACTTCTTTCATAGGTTTAGAACGGTAAGCACCGCGTAAAAAAGGAATGGTGCAATAGGCACATCGGTTGTTACAACCGTCGGCAATTTTGAGATATGCCGTATGCGGAGCGGTCAGACTCATTTTGTATTGCGGCAAATATAAACTTTTAGGAAGGGGGGAGAGTATGGCTCCCTTTTTTTGTAAAGTTTCTTCAATGTTTTCTTGCTCGGAAATGGAAAAGGCAACATCAATATCCGGAAAGTCTTTCAAAATTTTCTCTTTGAACCGTTCCACCATACATCCGGTCACGGCTACTTTTTTGATGCGGCCGGATTTTTTAAGTGCCAAAGCGGCGCGGATTTCGTTTTCGGCCTCTTCGACTGCCGAAGCAATAAAGCCGCAGGTGTTAATGATAAGCACATCCGTTCCTTCAGGGTCGAGCTGGAACTCATGCCCTTTGGCCAGCAAGCGAGCGGTAAATTCTTCGCTATTGGTTAAATTTTTAGGACAGCCTAAACTAATCAGAGAAAATTTCATATTGATATCGGGTAATATAAAAAATCAGACAGCGAGGTCGGCCCGTTGGGTTTTTTCTTCTTCTTTGAGCAATTCGTCTTCATCCCGTTTTAACAAAGCCATACCAAATGTGAGCACCCCGACGCGGCCTACTAACATTGCCATGATAATAATTAGCTTGCCAAGTACGCTGAGCTTCTCGGTGGCGCCGATACTCATTCCGCCGGTACCCAAAGCGGCGACCGCTTCAAAAAACAAATCCAAGAACGGTAAATTTTCCGTCCACACTAACAAGAACAAAGTCCAGAACAATAAAATGCTATAGAAAATAAAGGTAGAGTTAGCAATATATAAGCGGTGTACCGGAATTTGTTTGCCTAAAAAGGTAATATGTTTGCGTCCCAGTAAATGACTGGAAACAGTGGCTATCAGACAAGTAAAAGTGGTCGTTTTCAAACCGCCGCCGGTGCCGGAGGGGGAGCCGCCTATAGTCATCAGTGCCATGATAATGAGCAAAGAACAAGGAGCCCATGACTGGATAGATACCGTGGAAAAACCGGCAGTAGTCATGGCCGCAATGGCTTGGAAAAGCGCCGCAGAGGCATCTAAGCCGGGATTAGTCACTATAATCACAAAAGTGCTTGCCAACAAGGCTGCCAGTGTAGAAAGTACGATAATTTTAGTGGTATAAGAAATTTCTGCAGTACGGCGGAAAAGGCGGTTAAACAAATCGGTTACCACAATAAAGCCCATGGCTCCCGCCAGTGATAACAGAGAAATGACAAGGTTGATTGTTTTGCTCCCTTCAAAGGATAGGAAACTATCCGGAAACAAGCTAAATCCGGCCGTACAAAATGCAGATACACTATGAAAAACAGCGTACCATATTGCATTGAATACCCCATAGCCGTGGCGATAAAAATAATTGTATAAGAAAGCCGTCCCAATCAGTTCCGCCACGAAAGTAAAAATAATAACCGCGTGCAAAAAGTCATTGAGCCGTACCGTGCGGGGGAGTGCAAATTCCGTATTTAACAATTCCATATGGCGGTGGCGCAGCCGGTGGGAAAAAGACAGATAAATAAAAGAAGACATAGTCATGTAACCAATCCCAGCGAACTGAATAAACAGTAGCACGATTAGTTTGCCCAAAAAATTGTAAGACTCTGCAAAATTAACACTTGTCAGTCCTGTAGTAGAAACAGCGGAAGCAGCGGTAAATAGATTGTCAATCAAACTGATGGGTTTACTCTGCATAAAAGGCAAGGATAAAATGATAAAACCGGTAAAGGAGTATAGCAATACCGCCCGTAACATATTTTGATGCGGCGATAAGCGCAATACAAATAAGGTGTATCTGCGAAGGCTATTTCGTATAAACTGTAGACAGACTATAATCCAGTGCAGGCATTGTTTTATCATATATCTATTGTAGCAATTTTGCGCAGAAAAAAGCCTCTTGCTTTACAAGAGGCCTATAAAATTTAGTCAGCGGTGACTGAAAAAGTAATGTCGGGTCGTAAACTGTTATGTACCGGACATTTTTCGGCCGCTGCCACTAGTTTGTTGCGAATGTCTGCCGGTGTATCCGGCGGAAAATGCAAATGCACCGCAACCGATTTTAGACCGGATAAATTTTCGCCAAATACAGGTTTTAGTTGTATTTGCAAGCCGTCCATATTCTGTTTGTATTTTTGCGCAACGGCTCCAATCATGGTAAGCATACAAGCTCCTAAAGATGCCACCAACATATCGCCCGGCGTTACGTAGCGGCCACTGTTATCGTGAATGGTGTGTAAGATGTCGCTAATACCGCTGATTTGAAGTGTTACTTGGGAATTATTGCTATAAGTTCCTTGAATTATTTCTTCCATAAATGCTCCTTGAAACAGAAGTCAGTTTTTTATTGCTTTCTCAGCGTTTAGTATAAAATTTTTACATACGGTAAGCAAGCTGAAAATCGGATTATATCGCTTACCGGAGTGCCTTGTGCAAATAACGTTTTGTTTCTGTAGCTAATTTGTGACGTAAGCGCCAAATCATATACAGGTTGGGCAAGGTCATTACGGTCATCGTTAGGACGGCCAGTGCCCACGCGAAACGGGTGCTGATTCCCACTTCGGAAGCATCTAGG
This genomic stretch from Elusimicrobiaceae bacterium harbors:
- a CDS encoding pilin, producing MSKKAFTLIELLIVVLIIGILSAIAIPMYQGAVDKSHWSTMLPGAKAIKDAEEAFKMSNDGYTDTMANLDVTMENSDLIFNLITPNNTSEPNVIRVTNSKLANVRLASYLDQSPMFAGQLHCEAKTGDERAERLCGKLLMGQELTSSDGYTAYLLDQEIDKATCDNASRSWSTSKTKCYRTTTDRCEALGMPVLASEGDVCGYTNTSSSNLTIKEGMCIATGNNGCSHITFDGNESSCETRDSFDNCRYGNFKNGAQCTATAQWGCMDSHYASESTCTANGPDGCRNSTFSSGAVCEANISTTCYGSTFNEGASCKANQTQGCGRSTFKAGSKCIANAPNTCCVNGCNWYGSVTYDGGCCEGPYCPSNAPKC
- the rimO gene encoding 30S ribosomal protein S12 methylthiotransferase RimO, producing MKFSLISLGCPKNLTNSEEFTARLLAKGHEFQLDPEGTDVLIINTCGFIASAVEEAENEIRAALALKKSGRIKKVAVTGCMVERFKEKILKDFPDIDVAFSISEQENIEETLQKKGAILSPLPKSLYLPQYKMSLTAPHTAYLKIADGCNNRCAYCTIPFLRGAYRSKPMKEVLREADLMAQNGVKEISLIAQDTTSYGQDLYGKPQLVELLEKLLQNRRIKRLRIMYGYPHRVTPQLAQLMASTARIFHYVDIPLQHIADPVLKRMNRHCDGAQIRRTLDMLKKRVPDVSLRTNFIVGFPGETEQDFQELLAFTHEYEFDNLGVFEYFREAGTAAYDLPDQVPQALKQERHQRLEEVQSRVIDRINKRLLGTTLEAIADSETFGRTYKDAPDIDGQVTFTRPVKAGSIFKAKVVKADGYKRWLEPLR
- a CDS encoding OsmC family protein — translated: MEEIIQGTYSNNSQVTLQISGISDILHTIHDNSGRYVTPGDMLVASLGACMLTMIGAVAQKYKQNMDGLQIQLKPVFGENLSGLKSVAVHLHFPPDTPADIRNKLVAAAEKCPVHNSLRPDITFSVTAD